The window CGGCGGCACCCGCATCGAGGACCACCTCGCCAAGGCCCGCGAGCACCTCACCGTGTCCATCGACCCCAACGTCCGCCCCCTGCTCGTACCGCCCACCGCCTACCGCGAACGGCTCCCCCACTGGTGCACCCTCGCCGACATCCTCCGCCTCAGCGAGGACGACCTCTCGCTGCTCCTGCCCGGCGCCAGCCCGGAAGAGGCGTGCGACACCTGGCACGCCGCCGGCGCGCGCCTCGTCATCATCACCTTGGGCGGACGGGGCGCCCTCGCCTCCCTCGACGGCCTCCGCGTCACCGTCCCGGCCCCGGCCGTGGACGTCGTCGACACCGTCGGCGCCGGGGACTCCTTCACCGCGGGTCTGCTCCACCGCCTCGCCGCCCTGGGACACCTCGGCGGCCGACTCGACCGGCTGAACCTCGAAGACTTCACCGACGCCTGTTCCTTCGCCGCCCGCGTCGCTGCCCTGACCTGCTCAGTCCCCGGCGCGAACCCGCCCTGGGCGGAAACCTCCGCGATCTCCGTTCCCGCGATCTCCGGACGCCGTCCGCACGGCAGCAGCAGTCCAGTGGTCTCGTAGAA is drawn from Streptomyces bottropensis ATCC 25435 and contains these coding sequences:
- a CDS encoding carbohydrate kinase family protein, which gives rise to MARPQAPVSVTVLGECVADAFTDPTRSSSDELALRALPGGGPANTAVALARLGTPTRFLGRFSTDVFGTLFRARLSASGVDLTGSLTAPEPSALAVADLDEAGQATYTFYADSAADWQWTDEELAATGWKSAACLHTGSLALIRQPGGTRIEDHLAKAREHLTVSIDPNVRPLLVPPTAYRERLPHWCTLADILRLSEDDLSLLLPGASPEEACDTWHAAGARLVIITLGGRGALASLDGLRVTVPAPAVDVVDTVGAGDSFTAGLLHRLAALGHLGGRLDRLNLEDFTDACSFAARVAALTCSVPGANPPWAETSAISVPAISGRRPHGSSSPVVS